A single window of Papaver somniferum cultivar HN1 unplaced genomic scaffold, ASM357369v1 unplaced-scaffold_139, whole genome shotgun sequence DNA harbors:
- the LOC113335226 gene encoding F-box protein At3g07870-like, translating into MAFSDKEEKLKGSKLLQNTSTSRLRYEGFCSENSMESLNSDIIYTILSDHVPASSVLNCKLVCKTWKTLLSGYKVGLIFLVALRGETDAQLYYGYYEEVMNDQGQFSHEVLTKINLPPIQMVEDEQPMIVGSCNGLVCISVPENDNPFIYDPVYICNPTPGECINLPKLSQEHCHIVSGFGYLPKTNEYEVVRIYYSYANPSGKVQVYTLGNCGGGWRNIKVKDIPIQFYNVPRVAGNGVIYFMDTLKWRVVTFDLADENFRLP; encoded by the exons ATGGCTTTTTCAGATAAGGAAGAAAagcttaaaggaagtaagttaCTTCAA AATACATCAACCAGTCGTCTCAGATATGAGGGTTTTTGTTCTGAAAATTCAATGGAAAGTCTTAACTCAGATATCATATACACAATTCTTTCTGATCATGTACCAGCCAGTTCTGTCTTGAATTGCAAATTAGTATGTAAAACATGGAAAACTCTGCTCTCTGGTTACAAGGTGGGTCTAATTTTCTTGGTCGCGTTAAGAGGGGAAACCGATGCACAGCTCTACTATGGATACTACGAAGAGGTAATGAATGATCAAGGTCAATTCTCTCACGAAGTACTTACAAAGATTAATCTCCCTCCCATACAGATGGTAGAAGATGAGCAACCGATGATAGTTGGCTCTTGCAACGGTTTGGTGTGTATTTCAGTTCCGGAAAATGATAACCCTTTTATTTATGATCCGGTTTATATATGCAATCCTACACCCGGAGAATGCATTAATCTTCCAAAATTATCTCAAGAACATTGTCATATAGTGAGTGGATTCGGTTACCTTCCCAAAACTAACGAGTATGAGGTTGTTAGAATTTACTACTCATATGCAAACCCCAGTGGAAAGGTACAGGTTTATACCCTTGGAAATTGTGGCGGTGGGTGGAGAAACATCAAAGTCAAAGATATCCCTATTCAATTCTATAATGTTCCCCGAGTGGCAGGAAATGGTGTGATCTATTTTATGGACACTTTAAAGTGGAGAGTTGTGACTTTCGATTTAGCAGATGAAAATTTTCGACTACCTTGA